In the genome of Pectinophora gossypiella unplaced genomic scaffold, ilPecGoss1.1 Pgos_57, whole genome shotgun sequence, the window GGAGGAAGTGGATAAAATCAAGGCGAGAGATCGACGAGTCGCCTACAGAACAGGCTCAATCTACGTCCTCTTCTTCAATGAGGCGCACGGAGGTGGTCTCCATAGTGAGTCATCGAAGGCGCCCATTGATAGTGCTGTGAGGGAGGCCCCAACGGGCCCAGACCCCACGGCTGTGGCTACCAGTAGTCACGGCCCAGCACTACCTCATCCGAGCTCGCAGCGCCAGACCATTCCGGCAACGGAACGGAGCGATCCATGCTCGGTGAATGCACCCGGCGCGGTCTCAGGATCGCCGCCCAGTGCACTAACCGAGTGGGACGAGCGGTTGATGACCGAGGAGGAAGTGGACGCGATTCTGGGACGTAGCGATGGCTCCCCCTGCTCCTCTCCCTCTCCCTCCCCCCGCCTTGAGGACTAATGTCCTCCAAACAAACCTCCAGCACAGCCAAACTGCAACGGCTACCCTACGCAGAGTGCTGGAGGTGGAGACAGAGACCATTGCCCTGATCCAGGAGCCGTGGATCAGGAAAGGCAGGATTTGTGGTCTCAATAATATCGGTGGAAAAATACTTCTGGATACCACCGTAAGTAATCCACGCACATGCATTTTTGTTCCCAAACATGTGCGTACCAACTTAATAAACGAGTTCTGTTCCAGAGACCTCACGGCTATCACACTGCCGAGGAACCCCTCTCTCTACCTACCAGAAACAGTGCTGGCGTCGGTCTATCTTCCCGGTGACACCAACATCCCGACACCGGAGCTGACAGCCCTGATAACGCACTGCGAGAGGGAGGGACTGGAGCTAATCATCTCCGTCGACTCCAATGCGCACCATGGCATGTGGGGATGTGGCAAGTCCAACGACCGAGGTAATGAATTCACCAATTATCTTTTCACTACTAACCTCAATCTCTTAAATAGGGGATCGGAGCCAACTTTCGTCAATTCGAGAGCACAAACAATTATCGATCTCACCTTAGCCACAGAGCAAATATCTCAGCACATAACAGGGTGGCATGTATCTGATGAACTCTCTTGCTCTGACCACAGATGGATCCGATACTACCTAACTGTCAAGGTATGTTGCGCTGAGCTAAAGCGCAACCccagaaaaacaaaccaaaacatGTACAGGGCCAAAACTGGTATTGACCTTAAAAGACTAGAGTTGCCACCCACCTACACTAACTCAGACTCTATTGACACACATGTTAATCACCTAACCACCACTCTTATAACTAATTATGAACTTGCGTGCCCACTCACTAATACCAGGACAGCATCGTCAAGGAGCCGTCAGTGGCGGGGACCTGATCTAGAAAAACTACGCCGTAAGTTACGTAAGCTTTTCAACAGGGCAAAAAATACGCGCAACGAACAGGACTGGGAAAACTACAATCTGACCAGGCAGGCGTACAAGAAACGAATCCGTCTCAGGAAAGCTGAGTGCTGGAAACGTTTCTGCACCAACATAGAATCTACACACACGGCTGTACGCGTCAAAAACATCCTCAGTAGTGATCCGGAACGCACGTTGGGATGTCTTAGGAAACCCGACGGCTCGTACACAAAATCAGACACTGAGACAAGTCATATACTATTAGAATCACATTTCCCCGGCTGTCATATCACAGACAATACGACATGGGACGATTGCAATGCACCGCCACCTAATCCTGAACAATGGGATACAGCACACAGGCTGATAAATGAAACCAACGTCAGGTGGGCAATCAACAGCTTCCTCCCGTACAAATCAGCAGGTCTGGACGGAATATTCCCAGGCCTGATGTTATGGTGCGACAAATCACTTACAGACCACTTGGTGGTAATTTTCAGGGGATGCATAGCCTTTAGATATGTGCCCAAGAAATGGAGAGAAGTGAAAGTGGTCTTTATACCAAAACCCGGCAAAAGTGACTACACGCAGGCCAAGTCCTTCAGACCCATCAGTCTCACATCTTTCCTACTAAAGACCTTGGAGAGGCTGTGTGATAGGGAGATAAGGACAAATGCCCTCACACGTAGACCATTACACCATCAACAACATGCATACAGTAAAGGCAAATCTACCGAATCCGCACTACACACGGTAGTGTCACGCATCGAAAATACACTGTCAACAAAAGGCTCAACCCTTGGTTGTTTCATCGACATTGAGGGGGCATTTGATAAAACAACCTTTACCAGCATTAGCCGAGCTCTTGAAAAACATAACGTCGACTCCACGGTTGCCGGGTGGATAGACAACATGCTTAGACACAGAGCCATACAATTCACTGTGAACAACACCACTAGAGGCATAGTAGCGAAAGGATGCCCACAGGGCGGAGTCCTATCGCCTCTCTTATGGAACATAGTGGTTAACGAATTGATAGATTcgttaaataaacacaaattctTCACAGTGGGCTATGCTGACGATTTATCTATTCTCATCAGTGGGAGATTTGAAAACACACTATGCGATCTCATGGGATCCGCTTTGAGGATAGTCGAAGACTGGTGCACTAGGCACAACCTATCGGTAAATCCGTCCAAGACGGAACTTATACTTTTCACAAATAAACGGAAATtggataacttaaaattacccaAACTTTTCGGCACAAATCTCAAATTAAGTAGCGAAGTCAAATACCTGGGCGTTATTCTACACAATAAGCTGCTATGGAACAAACACCTAGAAAATAAACTGGAGAGAGCCTGCATAGCGTTCTGGCAATGCAAACGGCTCATGGGGAAAACATGGGGACTCTCACCTAAGATCACGCTTTGGCTATACAATACCGTGATAAAACCATTACTAACATATGGAGCAGTCGTTTGGTGGCCCAGGACCGAGCTCAGCACAACCATTACAAAGCTACAGCAGTTCCAGAGATTGGCCTGCTCTGCTATTACCGGCTGCATGAGAACTGCACCTACTGCAGCACTAGAAGTAATTCTGAGCTTGCCACCCCTGGACCTGATCGTTAAACAGGAAGCCACGATGGCAGCGATGAGACTTCGCAACACCGGGATATGGGATACAAATGGCATAGGCCCACATACCAAAATTCTAGACAGGGCAATACAACATCAGAAACTTTTACTCGCCCCATGCGACAGAATCCCACAAACACAGATTACAGAAAGAAATTATGTGATAAGTCTGCAGGAAACAGAGCGAGATCAATCCGGCATCAGGGAACTCCGCATCTACACAGATGGTTCCAAAATGTCCTCAGGGACGGGTGCCGGAGTCTTCTCTCTCGacttaaacattcaaaaatcaGTGGCTTTAGGAAAATACAGCTCCATTTTTCAATGCGAATGTGTAGCCATAATACACTTATGATACCTCTTGATTTGTAAAGACGATGTACTTAGTTTTACTTAATTACTGTAgcctagttaaataataatgtaaatctaGTTAGAGAAGAGCGGAGTTTCCTATCACAAGCAAATCGTTGCTTAAATGGAGCCTCCGTGCACCTGATAATGTAAAATAACTatgataaagaaataaacattttttttttttttttatttttttttatttaattcaggCCGCCAGCACAGTGAGGAAGAGAAATGTCAAGGGTTATGACATCAGAATCCTCTCAGACAGCGCAACTGTCTTACAAGCCCTAAATAGTGACAACATAACCTCGGGGCTAATATACGAGTGCCACAGAGAACTGCAGAAGATGGCCTTAACTAACAAGGTTACCCTGCAGTGGATTAAagggcacagtggatcgctgggtaatgatgccgccgacgaactggcaaggagaggatcagacacaaggatatatggacccgaaccaatcctaccgatacctttcagtcagttacgctcgtgggtacgggaccataccctgcaactacacaacgacagatgggcacagctgcccacatgcagacagtcgaaggatatcatgcctatgatatccaagagcttcactcgtcgactgcttcgcttaaaccgcaatgaccttcgaatagtagtgggcagtattacgggtcactgcccactcaacaagcacctatttaacttagggataacggacagcccactttgcagaggctgcctagacgcagaagaaactgccccccatgtaatcctggaatgcacgggagtgtcagcacaacgggtaaaaatcctcaaagaaatggggtcgctccgcgaagcctgtgaaaaccccaggaggcttctgagcttctggaaggagataggttggcttacgtagtcaacaatcacacgcataatgggccatcttagagtctaaatgcggaaaacagagcccactaacataacataacataacatcgaCAGCCACCTGACATTCCGCGCTCATTATGATCACATAGTCACTAGGGCTAGTCAACTATTGGGCTTTATTTACAGAACAACTAAGGATTTCAAAAGGCCAAATAGTATTATTACCTTATATAACAGTCTGGTGCGCAGTATTTTAGAATATGGAGCCCCCATCTGGACTCCATTTTATAAGGTGCATATCGATAACATTGAGAGTATACAACGGAGATTTCTCAGGCTATTGGCATATCGATGTCACTTGCATAGGACACTATCCTCATACGAAGAGCGCATGGGGAAATTCAGGGTTGTTTCATTGCAAACTCGCAGAAAACATATTGATTTAATgtatctttttaaaattatgcaCGCACGAATTGACTCTGGCAAACTCTTATCGTTACTTAATTGTTAGTACGAGGGGAGCGGGGAGTGAGAATGAAACGACGCGTATTACTCACAAGATGGTCTATTAGTGACTCCCGTAACCGGTCGTGTAGGGCGCAGCGTACACGCAAATCTTAATGTACCTTACATTACTAACATTAATATCAATACTTTTCATCGCACTCGGGCACATAGGGTGTTTgctttaaatgtttttaaaaacaatacgTCTTATTATAACCCACTTGTCCGAATGTGTCGGGATTATAATGAGCTGGTGGCAGCACATCACAACTTAGACATATTTTCTGATAATTTTAATACCTATTCGAACTCAATTAAGGATATCCTATTCGCTTATAATATTAACATTAGACAGTAGTATTGtgtttgtttctctttattattattattgttattattgcttTGTCTTTAAGAATCCTATGTTTTGAAATATACCTCATGTTCATATGTTTTATTGATGCATTGTTTGTGTAATGCAACAGGTAATGCACCTGGTACATTTacgttttatgtattttgtaaaactAGATGCCGCAACAAACATTCCGTACAAGCTTCGTAACATTTGGCTACGCTGAGCACACATGTCTTGGGCTGGGATCTAGTTCaaaacattctttttttgtacctatttttagtgttgtaatcccaacctgttttgtgagccaaataaattaataaataaacctaCCACCTATATCTGAGACAATCACCAAACGAACTATTTTGGCAGACATACAGCGACTGTTCGATCCTCTCGGATGGTTGGCGCCTGCAATATTGCCAGCAAAACTCTTAGTTCAGAAACTATGGTTACAAGGCGTTACATGGGATGAAGAAGTTGACCAAGTAACACAGAACGAATGGATTGAGCTAAGAAATAATCTACACAACATAGATGGTATTGAGATAAAGAGATGGTTACAAACTACCGAACAAGACATGGATAACATTACAGTCCACGGATTCTGTGACGCATCAATCAAAGGATATGCAGCAGTTGCCTACATGAGAACTGTTAAGGCAGATGGTATTGTAATGACGAATATAATAGCAGCCAAAACAAGAGTCGCGCCGATTAAACCGGTGTCACTGCCTCGACTGGACCTGTGCGGCGCTGTTCTGCTTTCCAGGCTCCTGAAACAGATTAAGAAAGCTACAAAACTAAATCGAAATTCGAGTTGTCGAAATCCTTGACAATGTTGATAAAAATTGGTATCACGTACAAACCCATGACAATCCTGCGGATCGAGCCTCGCGTGGAAGCTCCGTTAAAGATCTGAAAGAAAATGAATTATGGTGGAAAGGGCCACAATGGCTGTCATTGGAGGATATTAACTACACAAAACCTAATAATCTAACTACTGacgaagagaagaagaagaaagccATGCAAGTTAACCTGAAAACAAAAGAAGCTAATCTAAGTACACAATTTGAAGATTTCGATAATCTAACAGAATTACTACGAGTGATTACTTACTGTAAAAGATTTTTAAAGGGAAAGAAATTAGAAGacaaacatacaataataactacaaAAGAACTAGATGAGTCTCTAAAAGCatgcataaaaataatacaaaaccaAAAATTTGAAGAAGAGATATCTAATCTACGAGAAACGAAGAACGTTAAAAgagaaagtaaattaaaaacattacaaCCTTACCTGGACCACGACGATATACTCAGGGTGGGCGGAAGACTGAGACATTCCGACTTAAAAGACTACAGCAAGCACCCTATAATACTTGACAGCGACAACATTATCACTGCTCTCATAGTAGCTGAAGCCCACACGAAGACCTTACACGGCGGAGTACAGTTGATGCTTGGATACTTACGAAGTAAATTTTGGATATTGAAGGCTAAGAAATTAGTGAAGGCTAAAATTAGTAAATGCTAGAAATGTGCTAAGCTGAGAGCTACAGCTCAAACACAATTGATGGGAGATTTACCACGAGTGCGAGTAACACCAGCCAGACCCTTTTTAAATAGTGGTGTTGACTTTGCAGGCCCTTATCAGGTACTGATGTCAAGGGGAAGGGGGGTAAAAACCAATAAAGCCTATGTTGCAGTATTCGTATGCATGAGTATCAAGGCTATATACTTGGAATTGGTTGGAGACCTTTCAACAGAGTCATTTATTGGGGCGTTTCGCAGATTTGTGGCCAGACGTGATAAATGTGCACATCTGTGGAGTGACCAGGGCAGAAACTTCGTTGGTGCTAACAAAGAACTTGCCGCTGCTATGACGGAGGCCAAATTACAATTTGAAGGGAAAATAGCTGAGACTCTTGCATTAGATGGCACGCAATGGCACTTTATACCGGCTTACAGTCCCCACATGGGTGGTCTATGGGAAGCGGGCGTCAAGTCTATGAAGTACCATATGAAAAGGATATTGACCTCACATCTTCCATATGAAGAAATGGCTACCATCTTATGCCAAATTGAGGCGTGCCTCAATTCACGACCACTGAGCCCCATAGACGATTCAGACCCCGATAACGTAGTAGCCCTGACTCCAGGACATTTTTTAATTGGAGAATCCCCGATCACCATTCCAAGCCCTGACTTTACTGATCTTCCCACCAGTCATCTGTCGCGCTGgcaacatatacaaaaattacttttcgATTTTTGGAAAAGATGGCAACAAGAGTATTTGTCTAGACTTCAGCAGAGACCTAAGTGGCTAAAGCAAAAACTGGATATAGAAATTGGGCACATAGTGCTTATCAAGCAAGATAACATGCCACCAGGGAAATGGGCCTTAGGGCGTGTAGTAGAAAAACATCCAGGCACAGACGGAATAACCAGAGTTTATAGTGTCAAAAGTGGTAATAATATTGTTCAGAGGTCAGTTAATAAACTGTGTGTCTtgcctatatacagggtgtcccgtaaagagcacgacagactgaaatgtaaggaagattgaggtgtgccctactcgataaaaaaaaaatgacctcagtaaaagtgtcaccgttttcgagatattcccgactttttatttttttcgacaaattccgcttttggtcagtttttttgttgctgtgtgtacaagaaagcagataactctgtaatttatttttgtaaatattctagaatagtagatctaccatatttaaatactattttgctaaatatcattaagtatctttgaaaaaaaaatattattcttattatttttttgtacaaaaattatttacctcaactttggcattcggtggtgaaaaaaaaatgtactggactgtcactgcacattttacagataaattacttatttaataaggatttcagaaaggtataatactggtcatatttttgtagaaaaagaaaagaaattgccAGTATTGTGCAAAAGGGGCTAATTcatattaaatttgaataataaataaaatacacatgtttgagtaaaaaaatcattttttaatatttagtcaaTGAATACATCTAGTATGTGCTCGAATTGCCGGCCTTCTTGTGCGATACACGCGCGGCACCTCTTAATGAAAGCCCTTTTTAACCGTCTTAAGCTTAATTCTGATATTTCTTGGGCTGCTGTATTAATTTGTTCTCGCAGGTGTTCTTCACTCTGAATAGCTTCTTTATACATCTTGTCCTTCATGCAGCCCCAATAAAAGAAATCCAATGGATTTAGATCGGGGGATCGAGCAGGCCAATTGATTGTGCCTCCTCGTCCGATCCATCGACGAGGGAATGTAGAGTTTAAATGGTCTTTTAATTATCTTAGGAGGTGGAATAATTTGTAACAAATTTTCATACATCACGTCTGACACATCAGTCTCTAccaatttaaacaatttcccAGTATCATCAACAGATTTATAAAACATCACTCGAACATCACCATCTTCATCCACTCCACTTTTTGCTACTCCTAAGTGTactcaatttttctttcacttaGTACTTTGACTAAAAGATGTGttccattttttattaataatggaTGGATCTTATCCACTAGTAGATCGTGTGATGTACCTGGTTTTGTATCTACAGATTTTCTCAAATTAAGAAGAGGCTGGTCATCTTCGTCTTCTGAAGTAGAGGTATACACAGTCTTATAAAATCCCTTAGTAGAGCCAATTAAAGACGTTGTGGTCTTCAAGTATACTTTTAATATAGCGTTTTATTTTGTGGTCTTTTGTGTGCTTGTAATGTTTCTTAATTGTATTTGATAAGATAGTATATTTTCTGTATTcttctttgccatgttcatttTCTCTTTTACTATGAATTGTTGTAGTAAGcactttattttgtttctttttctgtcGCTGAAGTCTTTTCTTGTATTTCTGTACTTTTCTTAGTAATTCTTGTGTTTGGTTTTGAAGTTGAATATTTTGTCAATAAAGGCGTGATCTATCTCGTCGCATTTGTTTTCTTCCCCTGCTTGTGGCAACAGACGAGCCTGGAGTCAGTGAACGAGATCTGGGACTTAATGGAAGTAGTCTGGGACTTGAAGAAGGCGGTGTAGAAGCCGGGGTGTTAATGATAAATCAATgagtaatatgtaataatattacccTTGGTATATCGGTGTTTTTGCCTATTGACAATGtttatctttttgtaattgACTTGTAACGACATGTTATTAATAAAGTTCTGTATTCTGTATTCTAATCAAAATGTTCTGCAAAGTTTTCTGTCTTTCTCTTCTCTTTTTATTTCTAATCTGCCattgtctttttatttatttttttatgttcttttgGTGTCATATCCTTAACTAACTTTTTGCGAGCATGATATCTTTGTAAATCTTTACGTTTTACTTCTGCAACAAGTTCAGGCTTAAGCTTTCTTTTTTCACGACAACGTCGCTGCCTTTCAGCTGCAGATAATGCCATTTTTTCATTTACTTGATGGTAATAccttaaattaacaaaatagaTGACGATAGAATAACCAACATAAAAAAACTAGCAATCATCTATTATGGATATAAACTAAGGCTCTaagttccatacaaaaatgaccACTCCGTCACGAGTTATACCACTCCGTCACACATTTCGTGACAGAGGTGCTACGTGACAGAGGTGTAAAATAGTAGTGTTCAAGATATTCAGCATTTTCCTAATTATAATTTACGCATAAAACTGGGTATATATGAAATATTTACCATAAACTaatcaaataatattaaaacaccGAATTTAGAATAACATTTGGAAGTCGTAACTTACGTGACAGAGTGATCGCTAAATTTACACACGCACCTCATTTTACTGTTTGCGAGCGACTGACTGGTATTGCCGGGGCGTGGGGACCTATAGCGCGATTGCGGGGTGGAGGAGGACTATTCTCCAACGTAATGACCAAGGTCAAAGTTTCTAACGCACACTATTTTGTACCATAAAATGAGTGACAGAAGATAGCAACTAAAATCATATACATCGGGAGACaaccaataaaatattattttatttaataactagcttttgcccgcgacttcgtccgcgtggcgtgttatataagagagagatctttgtgtgtgtgggagtgcatacttatgcagtttagattttttcataagtacattttttttcccaataactcccatttttcaaaatacagccaaaaataaactttatatttgcatacgcatgcgtgctagattgaatcaattgattgaattgttttttttttaattgattgttcattgagttttaattttaatacacacttcctctcttcccttcaacgttgctgtgccctatagggtccatgttttagttcctatgcctatgtaacaccctattgtactacatggaatgcaataaataatttaattgaattgaattgaaaatatctatcttacgcggtttcgattttttcatacaaatgtttttttcccactaactcccgtttccgtgggaattttgcaatatcctgttgcaactaagctttaagttaactaaggtacctgcatgccaaatttcaagcgtctaacttaagcggtttagatttttcatacaaaaagattttcccgctaatttccgttgccgtgggaattccgggaattcctttcttagtgcacctctacggtacctaagctatgtcccttccaaatttcaaatgcctacgtttagccgttcaggctatgcgttgatatatgtcagtcactgagtcagtcagtttctcttttttatttagatttgattttttcatacaaatgttttttcccgctaactaccgttcccgtgggaattttgtaatatcctgttgcaactaagctttaagtttactaaagtacctgcatgccaaatttcaaacgtctaacttgagtggtttagatttttcatacaaaaggattttcccgttaattcgcgttcccgtgggaatttgggaattcctttctt includes:
- the LOC126381494 gene encoding uncharacterized protein LOC126381494 encodes the protein MWCEDDLAVQWLKQNISKIPSPREGSRLVVVRQSEIPRRVKAGMFVPRFEWTGSDCMDRLLTILDRQNKWYDVQSWTLYKAEPQGENPPGMFLVLGLPQEEVDKIKARDRRVAYRTGSIYVLFFNEAHGGGLHSESSKAPIDSAVREAPTGPDPTAVATSSHGPALPHPSSQRQTIPATERSDPCSVNAPGAVSGSPPSALTEWDERLMTEEEVDA